Proteins from one Triticum aestivum cultivar Chinese Spring chromosome 7A, IWGSC CS RefSeq v2.1, whole genome shotgun sequence genomic window:
- the LOC123149389 gene encoding uncharacterized protein isoform X2, whose amino-acid sequence MTAPPETAATRKNGGDEEARPLAQTRAPERRRRRIRPPRGASPPVRAAPRRRRHGGPCSGSLRGVVGVGAAAGSLGTAWRWTGAASGRGFRRRQAVDLSRRLHLVSSMFRSGLYKRERKLAPEVLVTQLKWFQALLGASICKNSRIVEYQVELDLNSFMSPSIKSDKKILSTREKRL is encoded by the exons ATGACCGCCCCACCCGAGACCGCGGCCACTCGAAAAAACGGCGGCGATGAGGAGGCCCGGCCCTTGGCGCAGACCCGCGCtcccgagcggcggcggcgtcggatCCGACCGCCTCGCGGGGCCAGCCCTCCCGTCCGCGCCGCGCCGCGTCGCCGCCGGCATGGAGGCCCGTGCTCGGGCAGCCTCCGcggcgtcgtcggcgtcggtgcGGCGGCGGGGTCTTTGGGTACCGCGTGGCGGTGGACCGGCGCGGCTTCCGGTCGAGGGTTCCGGCGACGCCAAGCCGTAGAtctgagccgccgtctgcacctcGTTTCCTCCATGTTTCGATCTG GATTATATAAACGAGAGAGAAAACTGGCTCCAGAAGTTCTTGTAACCCAGCTCAAGTGGTTTCAAGCATTGCTTGGTGCATCTATATGTAAGAATTCACGGATCGTGGAGTATCAGGTAGAGCTGGATTTAAATTCCTTCATGAGCCCCAGCATAAAGAGTGATAAAAA gatTCTATCAACAAGAGAGAAGAGGCTCTAG
- the LOC123149389 gene encoding uncharacterized protein isoform X1, which produces MTAPPETAATRKNGGDEEARPLAQTRAPERRRRRIRPPRGASPPVRAAPRRRRHGGPCSGSLRGVVGVGAAAGSLGTAWRWTGAASGRGFRRRQAVDLSRRLHLVSSMFRSGLYKRERKLAPEVLVTQLKWFQALLGASICKNSRIVEYQDSINKREEALEVPVTQLKWFQALLGASTCKNSRIVEYQLELDFNSFMSPLHKE; this is translated from the exons ATGACCGCCCCACCCGAGACCGCGGCCACTCGAAAAAACGGCGGCGATGAGGAGGCCCGGCCCTTGGCGCAGACCCGCGCtcccgagcggcggcggcgtcggatCCGACCGCCTCGCGGGGCCAGCCCTCCCGTCCGCGCCGCGCCGCGTCGCCGCCGGCATGGAGGCCCGTGCTCGGGCAGCCTCCGcggcgtcgtcggcgtcggtgcGGCGGCGGGGTCTTTGGGTACCGCGTGGCGGTGGACCGGCGCGGCTTCCGGTCGAGGGTTCCGGCGACGCCAAGCCGTAGAtctgagccgccgtctgcacctcGTTTCCTCCATGTTTCGATCTG GATTATATAAACGAGAGAGAAAACTGGCTCCAGAAGTTCTTGTAACCCAGCTCAAGTGGTTTCAAGCATTGCTTGGTGCATCTATATGTAAGAATTCACGGATCGTGGAGTATCAG gatTCTATCAACAAGAGAGAAGAGGCTCTAGAAGTTCCTGTAACCCAGCTCAAGTGGTTTCAAGCATTGCTTGGTGCATCTACATGTAAGAATTCACGGATCGTGGAGTATCAATTAGAGCTGGATTTCAATTCCTTCATGAGCCCCCTGCATAAAGAGTGA
- the LOC123149390 gene encoding uncharacterized protein, whose translation MNEALFKERRGQCSPYVARWVYSHGIPFNALDNDEFCQMCEAIGKFGPGYEPPTQYELREKLLSDEYARTKSLLDEREKEKIKLGCTIMTDAWTNMKRRSIMNLCMHCSGGTSFLKSKETSDVSHTSEVIFQLVDSAIEEVGAEHVMQVVTDNASNNMGAKKMLLEKRPKIFWSSCATHTINLMLQGIGSLKRFKTIIDQAKNLTIFIYAHHKTLALMRVATKRRDIIRPGVTRFASAFLTLQSLLEKKDALRYMVVERAWEDMKNVKTKKGKDATATVMDANFWKGVLLCIKVFEPLVRVLRLVDGDIKPSMAWLYGELVNAKREMKEAFNNLERNYKDTMGIVEKKMNGRLDSPLHMATYVLNPHYSYADSSVFTTANEGFQECAEQYYANDHDTCMLVVNDEFLKYENKEGTFGKKLAKACENKSYSPDTYQEKK comes from the exons ATGAATGAAGCACTATTCAAGGAGAGAAGAGGTCAATGTTCACCATATGTTGCTAGATGGGTGTATTCACATG GCATACCATTTAATGCTCTTGACAATGATGAGTTTTGTCAAATGTGTGAGGCCATAGGCAAATTTGGTCCTGGATATGAGCCTCCTACTCAATATGAGCTTAGGGAGAAGTTGTTGAGTGATGAATATGCAAGGACCAAGAGTTTGTTAGATGAACGTGAGAAGGAGAAGATAAAGCTTGGGTGCACCATCATGACAGATGCATGGACAAACATGAAGAGGAGGAGCATAATGAATTTGTGCATGCATTGCAGTGGGGGGACAAGTTTTCTCAAATCAAAGGAAACATCTGATGTGTCACATACAAGTGAAGTCATATTTCAGCTAGTGGACAGCGCAATTGAGGAGGTAGGGGCGGAGCATGTGATGCAAGTGGTGACGGACAATGCTTCCAATAACATGGGAGCCAAGAAAATGTTGCTTGAGAAGAGGCCGAAGATCTTTTGGAGCTCTTGTGCAACTCACACTATCAACTTAATGCTCCAAGGAATTGGCAGCCTCAAGAGATTCAAAACAATAATTGATCAAGCAAAGAACCTCACCATCTTCATCTATGCGCATCACAAGACTTTGGCATTGATGAGGGTTGCTACAAAAAGGAGAGATATCATAAGGCCGGGGGTGACTAGATTTGCTTCCGCTTTTCTCACATTGCAAAGTTtgttggagaagaaagatgctttAAGGTATATGGTGGTTGAAAGAGCTTGGGAAGATATGAAAAATGTGAAAACAAAGAAAGGCAAGGATGCAACGGCAACGGTGATGGATGCAAACTTTTGGAAAGGTGTGCTCCTATGCATAAAGGTGTTTGAGCCATTGGTGAGAGTACTTCGTTTGGTTGATGGGGATATTAAGCCATCGATGGCTTGGTTGTATGGAGAGTTGGTGAATGCAAAGAGGGAGATGAAGGAGGCATTTAACAACTTGGAGAGGAACTACAAAGATACTATGGGCATTGTTGAAAAGAAGATGAATGGAAGGCTAGATTCTCCACTGCACATGGCCACATATGTGTTGAACCCACACTATAGTTATGCAGATAGCTCCGTCTTTACCACTGCAAATGAAGGATTTCAGGAGTGTGCTGAACAATACTATGCAAATGATCATGATACTTGCATGCTGGTTGTCAATGATGAGTTTCTGAAATATGAAAACAAAGAAGGAACTTTTGGAAAGAAGCTTGCAAAAGCATGTGAAAATAAAAGCTACAGCCCCG ATACATACCAAGAGAAGAAATAG